From the genome of Streptomyces sp. NBC_01341, one region includes:
- a CDS encoding ATP-binding protein produces the protein MRRPQRPFPASDDAESRPVRGNLPAELNTFVGRDEELAEVGALLGEYRLVTVAGVAGAGKTRFVSRIAALMEKRYCDGVWIAELSAVHDPGLLEHTLAGAMGLTDHTSRPPRTMLLEHCAARRLLLVIDGFEHLADGCAALVRDLLRGAPDLQVLAAGRRPLRVDGELTYPLAPMTDGDAMELFAGRAASVRPGFALTDGNRDTVRELCRRLDGIPLALELAAGRLRALTVEQVLQRLDDRFRLLTGGSPSALPRHQTLRTAIGWSHELCAPEQRLLWARLSVFAGQFDLEAVEYICSGPGLPADSVLDVLDELLAQSVVLREDSALGSRYRLLDTVREYGAEWLRATGDAERLRRRHRDWYLGLATWCELDWFSPRQAEAAARIDSELPNLRRAMECSMESTDEIHLAQYLAGTLWFYWAGCGRLSEGRHWLDHVLEEESPYDHARLKALWVLGYVAVLQGDAVGAVSALQECREEGERAGDACAVAYAVHRTGCLSIVTDDPVRAEELLREALGRYREIGELNSNVLMAQVELGMAVAFRGDLAGAAEICAEVRDICEDHGERWAMAYALYVLAYAALQEGSSARARQMLGEALSIAHAFHDLLGTVLSLELLALVTVIEGDAAEAALLQGAADRIWPSVGLPLFGSVHYGRPRVQCEERARAELGDARYEAERLTGCRLDTRAAVTRALGARTHGTPAGGRPADGRAAREAVAGGGVAGETRRPAASRTTGRGGPELG, from the coding sequence ATGCGACGCCCTCAGCGCCCCTTCCCCGCATCCGACGACGCGGAGTCCCGTCCCGTACGGGGAAATCTCCCGGCAGAGCTCAACACCTTCGTGGGACGCGACGAAGAACTGGCGGAAGTCGGGGCGCTCCTGGGCGAGTACCGGCTCGTCACCGTGGCGGGGGTCGCCGGGGCCGGCAAGACCCGTTTCGTCAGCCGGATCGCCGCACTGATGGAGAAACGGTACTGCGACGGGGTCTGGATCGCCGAGCTGTCGGCCGTCCACGATCCCGGGCTGCTGGAGCACACGCTGGCCGGCGCGATGGGGCTGACGGACCACACCAGCAGACCGCCCCGCACCATGCTGCTGGAGCACTGCGCGGCCCGCCGGCTCCTGCTCGTGATCGACGGCTTCGAACACCTCGCAGACGGCTGTGCGGCGCTGGTACGGGACCTGCTGCGCGGGGCGCCGGACCTCCAGGTGCTCGCGGCGGGGCGCCGCCCCCTGCGCGTGGACGGTGAACTCACCTATCCGCTGGCGCCGATGACCGACGGCGACGCGATGGAGCTGTTCGCCGGACGGGCGGCGTCGGTGCGCCCGGGGTTCGCCCTGACCGACGGAAACCGGGACACCGTGCGGGAGCTGTGCCGTCGGCTCGACGGGATTCCACTGGCGCTGGAACTCGCCGCCGGGAGACTGCGGGCCCTGACCGTTGAGCAGGTGCTGCAGCGTCTCGACGACCGCTTCCGGCTGCTGACCGGGGGCAGCCCGAGCGCGCTCCCCCGGCATCAGACCCTTCGTACGGCCATCGGCTGGAGCCATGAGCTGTGCGCCCCCGAGCAGCGTCTGCTGTGGGCTCGGCTCTCGGTGTTCGCCGGGCAGTTCGACCTGGAGGCCGTCGAGTACATCTGCAGCGGCCCCGGGCTGCCGGCCGACTCCGTGCTGGACGTACTGGACGAACTGCTGGCGCAGTCCGTGGTGCTGCGCGAGGACTCGGCGCTCGGCAGCCGTTACCGGCTGCTGGACACCGTGCGGGAGTACGGCGCGGAGTGGCTGCGGGCGACCGGGGACGCCGAGCGGCTGCGGCGCAGGCACCGGGACTGGTACCTGGGGCTGGCGACCTGGTGCGAACTCGACTGGTTCAGCCCCAGGCAGGCCGAGGCCGCGGCACGGATCGACAGCGAGCTGCCCAACCTCCGCAGGGCGATGGAGTGCTCGATGGAGAGCACCGACGAGATCCATCTCGCGCAGTACCTGGCGGGCACGCTGTGGTTCTACTGGGCGGGCTGTGGACGTCTGTCGGAGGGCCGCCACTGGCTGGACCACGTCCTGGAGGAGGAGTCGCCCTACGACCACGCCCGGCTCAAGGCGCTGTGGGTGCTCGGCTACGTTGCCGTGCTGCAGGGGGACGCGGTGGGCGCGGTGTCGGCGCTGCAGGAGTGCCGCGAGGAGGGCGAGCGGGCGGGGGACGCGTGCGCCGTGGCCTACGCCGTGCACCGCACGGGATGTCTCTCCATCGTCACGGACGACCCGGTGCGCGCCGAGGAGCTCCTGCGGGAGGCGCTCGGGCGCTACCGGGAGATCGGGGAGCTGAACAGCAACGTGCTGATGGCGCAGGTCGAACTGGGCATGGCCGTGGCGTTCCGCGGCGATCTGGCCGGGGCCGCCGAGATCTGCGCCGAGGTCCGCGACATCTGCGAGGACCACGGAGAGCGGTGGGCCATGGCCTACGCGTTGTACGTCCTCGCGTACGCGGCGCTGCAGGAGGGGTCGAGCGCGCGGGCGCGGCAGATGCTCGGTGAGGCCCTGTCCATCGCCCACGCCTTCCACGACCTGCTCGGCACGGTCCTCTCACTGGAACTGCTGGCCCTTGTGACGGTGATCGAGGGGGATGCGGCGGAGGCCGCGCTGCTGCAGGGGGCCGCGGACCGGATCTGGCCATCGGTGGGGCTGCCGCTGTTCGGCTCGGTCCACTACGGCAGGCCGCGGGTCCAGTGCGAGGAGCGGGCCAGGGCCGAGCTGGGTGACGCACGTTACGAAGCGGAGCGGCTCACCGGCTGCCGGCTGGACACGAGGGCCGCCGTGACGCGGGCGCTCGGCGCCCGGACGCACGGAACGCCCGCGGGCGGCAGGCCGGCGGACGGGAGGGCCGCGCGGGAGGCGGTCGCGGGCGGCGGGGTCGCCGGGGAGACGCGAAGGCCCGCCGCCTCCCGTACGACAGGGAGGGGCGGGCCCGAGCTCGGCTGA
- a CDS encoding DUF948 domain-containing protein, with translation MAGILVAVFWAILVSFLAVVLVRLAQTLKAATALVADVTEQAVPLLADASATLRSAQTQLDKVDAIASDVQEVTSNASALSTTVASTFGGPLVKVAAFGYGVRQAIGRRTAAEPEQARRTPRRTVIVGRTVPPARDRKRNGRSSRGQKD, from the coding sequence GTGGCCGGCATTCTGGTGGCTGTCTTCTGGGCGATCCTGGTCTCCTTCCTCGCTGTTGTACTGGTGAGGCTGGCCCAGACGCTCAAGGCGGCCACCGCGCTGGTGGCGGACGTGACCGAGCAGGCGGTCCCGCTGCTCGCCGACGCCTCCGCGACGCTGCGTTCCGCGCAGACACAGCTGGACAAGGTCGACGCCATCGCGAGTGACGTCCAGGAGGTCACCTCCAACGCCTCCGCGCTCTCCACGACCGTCGCCTCGACGTTCGGCGGCCCGCTCGTGAAGGTCGCCGCGTTCGGCTACGGGGTACGACAGGCCATCGGCCGCCGCACCGCCGCGGAGCCGGAGCAGGCCCGCCGGACCCCTCGCCGCACCGTGATCGTCGGCCGTACCGTGCCGCCCGCCCGCGACAGGAAGCGGAACGGCCGAAGCTCCCGCGGACAGAAGGACTGA
- a CDS encoding DUF6167 family protein, producing MFRRTFWFTAGAAAGVWATTKVNRRIRQLTPESLAAQAADKALEAGHRLKDFALDVREGMVRREAELGGALGIEAAGEPGPAGYRSLPYNSNNRNEDH from the coding sequence ATGTTCCGCCGTACGTTCTGGTTCACCGCCGGCGCAGCCGCCGGTGTCTGGGCCACCACCAAGGTCAACCGCAGGATCCGGCAGCTGACTCCCGAGAGTCTCGCGGCGCAGGCCGCCGACAAGGCGCTCGAGGCAGGTCACAGGCTGAAGGACTTCGCCCTCGACGTACGTGAGGGCATGGTCAGGCGTGAGGCCGAACTGGGCGGGGCGCTCGGCATCGAGGCCGCCGGCGAACCCGGCCCCGCCGGCTACCGATCACTTCCCTACAACTCGAACAACCGGAATGAGGACCACTAA
- the alaS gene encoding alanine--tRNA ligase: protein MESAEIRRRWLSFFEERGHTVVPSASLIADDPTLLLVPAGMVPFKPYFLGEVKPPAPRVTSVQKCVRTPDIEEVGKTTRHGTFFQMCGNFSFGDYFKEGAIEFAWAALTNSLEDGGFGLDPERLWITVYLDDDEAEQIWRDKIGVPAERIQRLGKKDNFWSMGVPGPCGPCSEINYDRGPEFGVEGGPAVNDERYVEIWNLVFMQYERGAGDGKEDFPILGDLPSKNIDTGLGLERLAMILQGVQNMYETDTLRVVMDKATELTGVRYGADHGSDVSLRVVADHIRTSAMLIGDGVTPGNEGRGYVLRRIMRRAIRNMRLMGATGPVVRELIDVVVETMGLQYPELITDRKRIETVALAEEAAFLKALKGGTNILETAVTETKAAGGRVLAGDKAFLLHDTWGFPIDLTLEMAGEQGLSVDEEGFRRLMQEQRDKAKADAKAKKTGHADLSAYREVADRSGVTEFTGYTSTEGESTVVGLLVDGVPSPAASEGDEVEVVLDRTPFYAEGGGQLADQGRIRLDTGAVIHVRDVQQPVPGVSVHKGSVQVGEVTLGASAHASIDNTRRRAIARAHSATHLTHQALRDALGPTAAQAGSENSPGRFRFDFGSPAAVPGAVLTDVEQKINEVLARELDVQAEVMSIDDAKKQGAIAEFGEKYGERVRVVTIGDFSKELCGGTHVHNTAQLGLVKLLGESSIGSGVRRIEALVGVDAYNFLAKEHTVVAQLQELLKGRPEELPEKISGMLGKLKDAEKEIEKFRAEKVLQAAAGLVESAKDVRGVALVTGQVPDGTSADDLRKLVLDVRGRIQGGRPAVVALFTTANGRPLTVIATNEAARERGLKAGDLVRTAAKTLGGGGGGKPDVAQGGGQNPDAIGDAVAAVERLVTETA, encoded by the coding sequence ATGGAGTCGGCTGAAATTCGCCGCCGCTGGCTGAGCTTCTTCGAGGAGCGCGGTCACACCGTCGTGCCTTCGGCGTCGCTCATCGCGGACGACCCGACTCTGCTGCTGGTCCCCGCGGGCATGGTCCCCTTCAAGCCGTACTTCCTCGGTGAGGTCAAGCCGCCCGCCCCGCGCGTCACCAGCGTGCAGAAGTGCGTGCGCACGCCGGACATCGAAGAGGTCGGCAAGACCACGCGGCACGGCACGTTCTTCCAGATGTGCGGAAACTTCTCCTTCGGCGACTACTTCAAGGAAGGCGCCATCGAGTTCGCGTGGGCGGCGCTCACGAACTCCCTGGAGGACGGCGGCTTCGGGCTCGACCCCGAGCGCCTGTGGATCACCGTCTACCTCGACGACGACGAGGCCGAGCAGATCTGGCGCGACAAGATCGGTGTCCCCGCCGAGCGCATCCAGCGCCTGGGCAAGAAGGACAACTTCTGGTCCATGGGCGTCCCCGGCCCCTGCGGCCCCTGCTCCGAGATCAACTACGACCGCGGTCCCGAGTTCGGCGTCGAGGGTGGCCCCGCCGTCAACGACGAGCGCTACGTGGAGATCTGGAACCTCGTCTTCATGCAGTACGAGCGCGGCGCGGGCGACGGCAAGGAGGACTTCCCGATCCTGGGCGACCTGCCGTCGAAGAACATCGACACGGGACTCGGCCTCGAGCGCCTCGCCATGATCCTCCAGGGCGTACAGAACATGTACGAGACCGACACCCTGCGCGTCGTCATGGACAAGGCCACCGAGCTCACCGGCGTCCGCTACGGCGCCGACCACGGCTCGGACGTCTCCCTGCGCGTGGTCGCCGACCACATCCGCACCTCGGCGATGCTCATCGGCGACGGCGTCACCCCCGGCAACGAGGGCCGCGGCTACGTCCTGCGCCGCATCATGCGCCGTGCCATCCGCAACATGCGCCTCATGGGCGCCACCGGCCCGGTCGTCCGCGAGCTGATCGACGTGGTCGTGGAGACCATGGGTCTGCAGTACCCGGAGCTGATCACCGACCGCAAGCGCATCGAGACCGTCGCGCTCGCCGAGGAGGCCGCCTTCCTCAAGGCCCTCAAGGGCGGCACGAACATCCTCGAGACCGCCGTCACCGAGACCAAGGCCGCCGGCGGCCGGGTCCTGGCCGGCGACAAGGCGTTCCTGCTCCACGACACGTGGGGCTTCCCGATCGACCTCACGCTGGAGATGGCCGGCGAGCAGGGCCTCTCCGTCGACGAAGAGGGCTTCCGCCGCCTGATGCAGGAGCAGCGGGACAAGGCGAAGGCCGACGCCAAGGCCAAGAAGACCGGTCACGCCGACCTCTCCGCCTACCGCGAGGTGGCGGACAGGTCCGGTGTCACGGAGTTCACCGGCTACACCTCCACCGAGGGCGAGTCGACGGTCGTCGGCCTCCTCGTCGACGGCGTGCCCTCGCCCGCCGCGAGCGAGGGCGACGAGGTCGAGGTCGTCCTCGACCGCACCCCGTTCTACGCCGAGGGTGGTGGCCAGCTGGCCGACCAGGGCCGCATCAGGCTCGACACCGGCGCGGTCATCCACGTCCGCGACGTGCAGCAGCCCGTGCCCGGGGTCTCGGTCCACAAGGGTTCGGTACAGGTCGGCGAGGTGACGCTCGGGGCCTCGGCCCACGCCTCCATCGACAACACGCGCCGCCGCGCCATCGCCCGCGCCCACAGCGCCACCCACCTCACGCACCAGGCCCTGCGCGACGCGCTCGGTCCCACGGCCGCCCAGGCCGGCTCGGAGAACTCGCCCGGCCGCTTCCGCTTCGACTTCGGCTCGCCCGCCGCCGTCCCGGGCGCGGTGCTCACCGATGTCGAGCAGAAGATCAACGAAGTCCTCGCCCGGGAGCTCGACGTCCAGGCCGAGGTCATGTCCATCGACGACGCCAAGAAGCAGGGCGCCATCGCCGAGTTCGGCGAGAAGTACGGCGAGCGGGTCCGGGTCGTCACCATCGGCGACTTCTCCAAGGAGCTGTGCGGCGGCACGCACGTGCACAACACGGCCCAGCTCGGCCTGGTGAAGCTGCTCGGCGAGTCGTCCATCGGCTCCGGAGTGCGACGCATCGAGGCCCTCGTCGGCGTCGACGCGTACAACTTCCTCGCCAAGGAGCACACGGTCGTCGCGCAGCTCCAGGAGCTGCTGAAGGGCCGTCCCGAGGAGCTTCCCGAGAAGATCTCCGGCATGCTCGGCAAGCTCAAGGACGCCGAGAAGGAGATCGAGAAGTTCCGCGCGGAGAAGGTCCTGCAGGCCGCCGCCGGGCTCGTGGAGTCGGCGAAGGACGTGCGGGGTGTCGCCCTGGTCACGGGGCAGGTGCCGGACGGAACCTCGGCCGACGACCTGCGCAAGCTGGTCCTCGACGTGCGCGGGCGCATCCAGGGCGGCAGGCCCGCCGTGGTGGCCCTGTTCACCACGGCGAACGGCCGCCCGCTGACCGTCATCGCCACCAACGAGGCCGCCCGCGAGCGTGGTCTCAAGGCCGGTGACCTGGTCCGTACCGCCGCGAAGACCCTCGGCGGCGGCGGTGGCGGCAAGCCCGACGTCGCCCAGGGCGGCGGTCAGAACCCGGACGCCATCGGCGACGCCGTCGCCGCGGTCGAACGACTCGTCACCGAGACGGCATGA
- the ruvX gene encoding Holliday junction resolvase RuvX, which yields MTSDMPQMRRGRRLAVDVGDARIGVASCDPDGILATPVETVPGRDVPAAHRRLGQIVEEYEPIEVILGLPRSLGGGEGPAAAKVRAFAQVFARAIAPIPVRLVDERMTTVTATQGLRASGVKSKKGRSVIDQAAAVVILQNALESERASGTAPGEGVEVVV from the coding sequence ATGACATCGGACATGCCGCAGATGCGCCGCGGACGCCGACTCGCGGTCGACGTCGGGGACGCCCGTATCGGGGTCGCCTCGTGCGACCCCGACGGGATTCTCGCCACGCCGGTGGAGACCGTGCCGGGACGTGACGTCCCGGCCGCCCACCGGCGGCTCGGCCAGATCGTCGAGGAGTACGAGCCGATCGAGGTCATCCTCGGGCTGCCCCGCTCCCTCGGCGGGGGCGAGGGGCCGGCGGCCGCGAAGGTCCGCGCCTTCGCCCAGGTGTTCGCCCGCGCGATCGCACCGATCCCCGTGCGTCTCGTGGACGAGAGGATGACCACAGTGACGGCCACGCAGGGGCTGCGGGCTTCGGGCGTGAAGTCCAAGAAGGGCCGGTCTGTCATCGACCAGGCTGCCGCTGTGGTCATCCTCCAGAACGCTCTGGAGTCCGAACGGGCGTCAGGCACTGCTCCGGGCGAGGGCGTCGAAGTGGTTGTCTGA
- the mltG gene encoding endolytic transglycosylase MltG has translation MTEYGRGSGSEPWHPEDPLYGDQGWEGREAAHGQGQYDGRQQPYAQDPYTAQQGYQQDPYAHQQQPQHQQDPYAQQQYGAQQDPYAQQPQQDPYGQQQQQGPYAQQQQQDPYAQQQQQQAPYYQQHGAPQDPYAQQPQQPQQPHYDAGWDTGQQPAMPYGDQQPYANGPGGYGEQADHYGTPEAYPPPQPPGRREEAPAQKNPDWDPDVQEEETHPFFTGADAPATDRRSRDSDGPADDDEDDDPRDAQRVGGERRGKGKKKNRNGCACLGLSLILVGGLGGAGYFGYSYYQSQFGAAPDFTGSGTSSVEVEIPEGALGNEIANILKKAGVVKSSDAFISAQNGNPKAKFLQAGVYLLKKEMSADSAVALMLSPKSQNALIIPEGKSTIEVYNAIDARLELKKGTTAGIAKAKAKSMGLPEWADDDPKIKDPLEGFLFPAAYAVPKGSKPEDALRKMVARANKEYKPLELEKNAAKMKLKSPLELLTVASLVQKEGKYKHDFDKVARVVYNRLAPNLETAGRLEFDSTINYIRAESTLDLGPVDELRKIDDPYNTYKFTGLPLGPITNPGLDALNSAIDPASGPWYYFVSVTEDKTLFAKTNEEHERNRREYEESKADQ, from the coding sequence ATGACTGAGTATGGCCGGGGCTCCGGCTCCGAACCATGGCATCCCGAGGACCCCTTGTACGGGGATCAGGGATGGGAAGGCCGCGAGGCCGCCCACGGCCAGGGCCAGTACGACGGCCGGCAGCAGCCCTACGCGCAGGACCCCTACACCGCACAGCAGGGCTACCAGCAGGACCCTTACGCGCATCAGCAGCAGCCGCAGCACCAGCAGGACCCGTACGCGCAGCAGCAGTACGGGGCCCAGCAGGACCCCTACGCCCAGCAGCCGCAGCAGGATCCCTACGGGCAACAGCAACAGCAGGGCCCCTACGCCCAGCAACAACAGCAGGATCCCTACGCGCAGCAGCAACAGCAGCAGGCCCCGTACTACCAGCAGCACGGCGCTCCCCAGGACCCCTACGCCCAGCAACCGCAGCAGCCGCAGCAGCCGCACTACGACGCCGGCTGGGACACGGGTCAGCAGCCCGCCATGCCGTACGGAGACCAGCAGCCCTACGCCAACGGACCCGGCGGCTACGGCGAGCAGGCCGACCACTACGGCACGCCTGAGGCCTACCCCCCGCCGCAGCCCCCGGGCCGCCGCGAGGAGGCGCCCGCACAGAAGAACCCGGACTGGGACCCGGACGTCCAGGAGGAGGAGACGCATCCTTTCTTCACGGGCGCGGACGCGCCGGCCACGGACCGGCGCTCGCGCGACTCCGACGGTCCCGCGGACGACGACGAGGACGACGACCCGCGTGACGCCCAGCGGGTCGGCGGCGAGCGCCGTGGCAAGGGCAAGAAGAAGAACCGCAACGGCTGCGCCTGCCTGGGCCTCTCGCTGATCCTCGTCGGGGGACTCGGCGGGGCGGGTTACTTCGGCTACTCGTACTACCAGAGCCAGTTCGGCGCGGCGCCCGACTTCACGGGCAGCGGCACGAGTTCGGTCGAGGTCGAGATTCCGGAGGGCGCGCTCGGGAACGAGATCGCGAACATCCTGAAGAAGGCCGGGGTCGTGAAATCGTCCGACGCCTTCATCTCGGCCCAGAACGGGAACCCCAAGGCCAAGTTCCTTCAGGCCGGCGTTTATCTCCTGAAGAAGGAGATGTCCGCCGACAGCGCCGTCGCGTTGATGCTCAGCCCGAAGAGTCAGAATGCGCTGATCATTCCCGAGGGCAAGAGCACCATCGAGGTGTACAACGCGATCGACGCCAGGCTGGAACTCAAGAAGGGCACCACCGCAGGCATCGCGAAGGCCAAGGCCAAGAGCATGGGCCTGCCCGAATGGGCGGACGACGATCCCAAGATCAAGGACCCGCTGGAAGGATTCCTCTTCCCGGCGGCCTACGCGGTGCCCAAGGGCTCGAAGCCCGAGGACGCGCTCAGGAAGATGGTCGCCCGGGCCAACAAGGAGTACAAGCCGCTCGAACTCGAGAAGAACGCGGCGAAGATGAAACTGAAATCGCCGCTCGAGCTCCTCACCGTGGCGAGCCTCGTCCAGAAAGAGGGCAAGTACAAGCACGATTTCGACAAGGTCGCCAGAGTGGTCTACAACCGGCTCGCGCCGAACCTGGAGACCGCCGGACGGCTCGAATTCGACTCGACGATCAACTACATCAGGGCCGAGAGCACGCTCGATCTCGGCCCGGTGGACGAGCTCCGGAAGATCGACGACCCGTACAACACCTACAAGTTCACGGGCCTGCCGCTCGGGCCGATCACGAACCCGGGCCTGGACGCGCTGAACTCCGCGATCGACCCGGCATCAGGACCCTGGTACTACTTCGTCTCCGTGACCGAGGACAAGACCCTGTTCGCGAAGACGAACGAGGAGCACGAGCGCAACCGCAGGGAGTACGAAGAGAGCAAGGCGGACCAGTGA